The nucleotide sequence AGAAGGGGATCGTTCGTCATGTTCTCTCTCCTGCGCGCGGGCGCGCAATCACAGCGCTGCCGTTGATTCGTCCGTAAAGTTCGACACAGTGTCGATAAATAGTCTTAATGTCAATTAATGGACACAACGCTTTGTATTTGCTACGGTGACGTGATGGAAGCCGTCGTACCTTTGCCTTCGAACCCTACGCTGCAATCTGCCCGAAAGGCGTTTGCCCGCGCGCACATCTGCCAGGCCGCGCGCGAATTGTTTTTTCGGCAGGGATATGGTGCCACCACGTTCGATCAAATCGCCAATGCCGCTGGTACACGCCGCACCACGCTCTATTCGCATTTTCGCGACAAGGCAGAAATCCTCGAACAGATTGCCGACGAATATCAGGATGGGCTGTGCGCAATGGTGGATCTGCTGCATGGCCCGGTGCCAGACCGGGATCAGGTGCAGGCATGGATCGCTGAAATAGTCGGATTTGTTCGCCGGGAACGCGCGCCCGCCACGCTGATCATCGGGCTTGGCATTGGTCAGGATACCCCGGACGCCATCCAGCGCACCAGCGAACGCTTTGCCCAGACACTGGCAACGCACATTTCGGCCTTTGCCAAAGCGGCCAATCGCGCGCCTGAAAACGCCCGCGCCTCGGCCTGGGCCAAAGTCGTGTTGCGCGAACTCAGCCTTGCCTGTCTTCAGGCCGCACGTGATGATAGCAACAGCGAAGATGCCCTCGCCGTTGCCACCGATCTGTTTGCATGGTTCGTGCGCGAACACGCCTGACGCGCCGCGCAACACCACGGCCATCAGGCCTTTTCGAAAATGTGGACCCCAGCTGCGGCACCCACGCCAAAGCCAAGCACATGGGTGAGGCCGATCCGGGCACCCGCCACTTGCCGCGCACCTGCCTCGCCACGCAACTGGTCGATGATTTCAACCATGTTGGCAACGCCGGTGGCGCCAATCGGATGGCCCTTTGACAAAAGCCCGCCCGATACGTTGACCGGTATGCTGCCGCCCAGCGCCGTTGCGCCGGAATCGATAAACCGCCCTGCCTCACCTTCGCCACACAGGCCAAGGTTTTCGTAATGCAGGATTTCTGCGGTCGCAAAGCAATCGTGCAGCTCGACAAGGTCCAGATCTTCCGGACCCATGCCGGCCATTTCATAAGCCTGCGCCACGGCGAGGCGCGTGACCGAATTGGGATCGAGCATGTCGGGATTGCGCGGCTCGAACGGATCAGACGTCAGTGCCGACCCGCGCAAGCGCACCGCGCGGCCAAGGCCCAGTTCGCGGGCCTTCTTTTCGGACACCATTATCAAGGCTGCCGCACCATCGACATTGGCCGAACACATCAGCTTGGTCAGCGGATAAGCGATCATTTCGCTGGCCATCACTTCTTCCAGCGGCGTTTCCTTGCGGTAGGCAGCCTTTGGATTCATCGTGGCGTGATGATGGTTTTTGACCGCAACTTGCGCAAACTGGGCCAGCGTCGTGCCATAGGCATTGGCGTGGACCATGCCCGCTTCGGCAAACAGCGCAGGCATCGATACCGAACCGAACAGGCCTTCGGGCGGTGGGCCATCCACGGGCGATCCCGCCAGCATCCCGCGCGGGTTCTTTTCAGCGCCAACGGCCAGCACCACATCGTAAAGACCGCTCTTGATCGCCACATACGCTTCGCGCACGGCGGTTGCACCCGATGCACAAGCGTTGGATACATTGACGATCTGCACCCCGGTCTGGCCGATCTGCTGCATCATCTTCTGGCCCAGCATCGACGCTGCGTTGAAGGTCGACGAGGCATAGACCGCGCCGACATCCTTGATCGACAAGCCGCAATCATCCAGCGCCATCAGCGTGGCGTCAGCGGCAAGCTGGAAATAGGTCCGGTCGGGATAGCGGCCAAAGGGGATCATCCCCGCACCGACGATGTAGGCATCGCTCACTGGGCGTCTCCTGCTACGAAATGAAAGCCGACATAGGGGCTGCCATCGGCATCGCTCGTGCCGCCAGCATCATCGAACACGAGGCGCACCGGCAATCCGGCCTTCAGCGCTTCGGGCGCAACACCCTTCAGCGTCCCTTTGAAGGAAAGGCCACCGTCAAGATCGACAATCGCCGACACAAACGGCACGGCCACACCGGGATAGCTGCGATGGACAATCGACCATGTGTAAAGCTTGCCCGTCTGCGCTGACCGGTAAGGCGCCGGCGGCACCCGGCTCGCGCAGGCCCGACATGCCATCGTCGGCACCGCCATTACAGCACCGCAATCCTCACAACGGTAACCCTCGATCCAGGCAGTGCCATCTGCACCCACGCGCACCGACTTGTTTCCTGCCTTGGCCATGAGGCCTGAATTAGACGCCAAAATGCTCTCCCGGGATATCTTCGGGGGAATGGCGCCCACCAAACTGCTTCGGCTGGCCAGACCCATGAATGAACAAGCACTATTGCAATAATGCCGGGTGTTGCAAATGATTCTTGGCGCTGTTGCTACGAGGCCTTGAATATGATCCACATGCGCTGCATTCTGATTTCTGAGAGGCGGGATCGGAAGCTCGCCCAAGCACCGGTCAGGGAGGCCGAAAGAATTGGCGGATGCAATCGCTGAATCGCAGCGCAGCCCAGTAGCGCCCCGACCAAAGCCTTGGGGTTCGTATCGCCGTGCTGTCCGGATCATGTCCTGCGGTGCGGTCGTACGCGCCGAAATGGAAGACGACGTCCATCACTTCACCCTGGAACTCGCGCATGCCGACGGTATCGTCGCAACGGTAACCGGAGAAGCTATCCGCACACCTTGGAGCATCTGCCCCGGCGCCCTTGCCAGACTCTCGGATCTTGAGGGAAAGCCCCTCGACGACCTGATCGCTTTGTCGGCAAACGATCGCGCTCAGCAATGCATGCATCTGTTCGACCTTGCGCTGCTTGCTGCAAGACATGCAGTAAAGAGCGACTTCGCAACCATTTACCGCGTAGACGGCGACTTCGACCACACACCCCCGCGGATGCGGCTGTGGCGTGCTGGCGAGGAAGTTCTGGCGTGGTCCATCATCGATCAGTGCATCGCCGGATCACAGTATGATGGCGTTCCCCTCAACCGGCTGGCTAGTGCTCTCGAAGATGCAACCGAGCAGGACGCCGAGGCAGCACTCATCCTGCGGCGTGCATCCCTGATCGCTGCAGTACGCACGCTCGACCTCGATCAATACCGCGATGCGGACCACGTAAATCCCCATGCCCCGGCAGTTTGCTTTGCCAGACAACCCGAGAGGAGCGCAGACGCTGCGCGGGTCATCGGCAGTGGGCGGGACTTCTTCGGCACCGCGCGCTGGCCGCTCAGCTGATGCACCGGGCGATGGTTACAATTATGCAACAGGCACGGATCAACGCACCCCCGTCAACTCCTACAATTGACGATGACCATGAGCCCTGTTAGTTAGAACGAGCATGTCTCATTGCATTATCCAAATGGGTTTAGAGGCAGGTTGAGACATTAGGCCCAATCGGGTCAGTGATTTTGGGGAGGATATTGAATGGCCAAGGTTTTCTATAATTCGCTCTTTGCTACGACAGCGCTCGCGCTGACGCTGCCGACCGCAGCATTCGCGCAGGAAGCCGCCGACAGTACAGATTCGCAGGCGCAGGTTGGCGAAATTCTGGTTCTTGCGCGTCGTACCGCTGAACGTCTGCAGGACGTTCCGGTCAGCGTCCAAGTGGTCACCGGCGAAGCGCTCGCCAACCAGAACATCACCTCGGTTGACGAAATCGGCAAGCTCGCTCCGGGCCTTTCGCTGGTGAATGCTGGGGCGAACACCTCGGTCACGCTGCGCGGCGTTACCTGGCAGCCGGGTTCGGGCACGCCTGCGACCCCGATCTATTTCAACGAAGTGCCATTCAATCCGGGTGACACGATCTCGACCCTTTTCGACATCGGCCAGATCGAAGTACAGCGCGGCCCGCAGGGCACGACGCGCGGCGCCCCATCGATCTCTGGCGCAGTGACCGTGACCACCAAGAAGCCAGATCTCGCTGAATGGGGTGGCTACGTTTCAGGCTTCTACGGCCAGGCCAACCACAGCGACATTCAAGGCGCGATCAGCATTCCACTTATCAAGGATGTGCTGGCTGTCCGCCTTGCAGCCAATATCGAAGATGGCGAAGGTTCGCGCATTTACAGCGTCAACAGCAACATCAAGCCGCTTCTTAAGGACCGCACGTTGCGCGCAACCGTGCTGCTGAAGCCTACCGACACACTCACCTTCAATGCCATGTACCAGCGCCGCAAGACCCAGAAGCGGTTTTACGCGCAGGTTGTCGGCACCGGCAGCCCCGGTTTTGCCGCAATTCGCATTCCCGCCAATTTCAACGGCCCTGCGCTGACCGGTGAAGATCGCGCTGCGGTGCAGGACCGCCCGGGTTCGGTTGATGAGCATTACGACATCCTGACCGCCAGCGCGGATTGGGAAGTGTTGGGCCACACCGTAAGCTACAACTATGGCCGGGCGTTCAGCCGCAACAAGCCAAGCTTTGCAGAGGTCGATCCTCTGAACATCCTGCCTGGCTTCTCGCCGTTCACCTCGCCTAGCAACATTGGCCTGCCGAAGTTCGTGACGAACGAAGCTCGCATTTCGTCGATCAAGAACCCAGATCGTCCGTTCGACTATGATATCGGCTGGTTCTCGCGCAGCAGCGACGGTGTTCAGAACTTCGATGCTCCGACCTACCTCCCCGGGGCATTCGGCAACCCTGCGACCGCATTCCCGGGTGCAGTGACCACACCGAATCCTGCCTATGTGCTCAACAGCTCGACCAATATCGGCCTGGGTCAACGTTTCGACAGCTTCTACGGCAACATCCGTTTCTACATTACGGACCGTACCGAGCTCAGCGGCGGCATCGCTATCCTGAAGGACAGCATCCCGGTCGCAGTTGACATCAAGACGTTTGCTGCACGTGTAAGTTCAGGTTCGCTGGCCGCCATCGTCAGCCAGTTCCCGGCGCAGTTTCAGCCGCTGATCACCTCGTGCGAAATTGCAGGCGCATTTGCCCGCAACCCGCTCCTGGTTACCAGCCAGTCCTATCCAGGCACCTGCGACGCGGCTTTGCCAAACGGCTTCCGCAACTCCAGCCAGAGCAACAACGACAAGTACTCGAAAGCGGTCTACAAGTTCTCGCTTTCGCACAAGTTCAACGACGACTTCATGGTCTATGCGACGACCGGCAGCTCCTATCGCAGCGGTTTGCCTGCGATCAACAACCCGGGCCTGCCAAGCATCTACCTTACGCCAAAGCCCGAGACTGCAAAGTCTTACGAACTCGGCGTAAAGTCGGCGTTCAGCCGCAACCTGCAGGTAAACCTGGCTGTGTTCCAGCTTGACTACAAAGATCAGCTGACCACGTTCGAAGGTGTTCGCTACTTCAATACGGTTGCAAACGCCGTCGCCCAGACCAGCCTTGCATTCTATCGCAACATCGATGCCCGCGTACGTGGCTTCGAACTCGAGATCGCTGCACGTCCGATCGACAACCTGACGCTGGGCGCCAATGTCAGTTATTCGCAGATCAAGTCGCAGGGAGGTACCGGCCCTTGCAACGACGTGACCCGTCCGATCAACGCTGCCAACCCGATCAACACCTGCCCGATCGCCAAGGGAACCGTGTTGAACACGCAGGCTCCGTTCCAGGCTTCTTTCAACGGCGCATACCAGCAGCCGCTGACGGATTCGATGGGGGCGTATTTCCGGTTCAACGTCAACGTTCAGGGCCACAACCCGAACTTTGGCAACTTCCGGACCGGAACGACATTCAAGGACACACCGTCCTATGCCGTGGCTGATCTGTTCCTCGGCCTGAACGACAGTGATGGTGCTTGGGATCTGGGCGTTTACGCCAAGAATGCCTTCAACAAGCAGACCGAACTTAACCGTATCCTGACCGCAAACACGATCTTCCCGTCGTTTGCCGCACCTTCTGGCTACGACGTTGTCCGGTACAATGCGCCGCGTGAAATTGGTGTATCTCTGCGCTACGCGTTCGGTTCACGCTGATCGAACACTCGCTAATGAGCGGGGCTGTGAACCAGCCCCGCTCAAATCACCAGCAAGCCCGGCAAGTTAACGCGATGAAAGCGATCTGAGATGGTTTTCGAGCAGACACCCGGGCAAACAATGAACGCCGTTGTCTCAACGGCGTTTTTTGCATTTTGCAGGGTAGCATGAACGCATTGTTTCCGTCCCGGATACTGCGCGGCCTGGCGGGGATCATACTTGCTCTGCTGGGCCTCGCAGCCATCGGCCTGTTCGCACCATCCATCCCAGTTCTGGGTGAGGTCGGCCCACTGTTGATGGCCAGCCATGGCCCATGGATTTCAATCCTGGCACTGGTCGGCGCAATCTGGGCTGGTGTTCGTTGGCGCCGCAACCGCAGGCGAATGGCCTTCGTTGTGGCACTTCTGGCATTGACGGCGACACTCGGCATGACGTTCGGACAGCTTCGGCAAATATCCGTGGCGCAGGCCAATGATGTAAAGATCGATCTGGCTCAGGCCCTTCTTGCAAGCGGGCAGGCAGTCGGCAGCGCTGTACCACAGACGATAATATATGCCCGCCAAGGCGGGCAGGACTTGCCAATCGACATATACAAGCCGGTCGGCGCAGCATCAGGCAGGTCCGCTCCAATCTTCATCTATGTTCACGGCGGAGGGTGGGGCGCCGAAACGCTGCGCCAGCGCCAGGCCGACCTTCGCTGGTTTTCTGAACGCGGCTATTTGGTTATGTCGTTCGAGTATCCGCTGGCAACCGAAGACAGGCCGACATGGAATGTCACGCAGCCGTTGCTTGGTTGTGCCCTTGTATGGGCCAAAGCCAATGCAGCACAACTAGGTGGCGATCCGGCAAGAATGGCGCTCTGGGGTGAATCGGCGGGCGGAAACCTTGCCATCAATATTGCCTACATGGCCAACGCCGGAACCCTGAAGCCCGCGTGTGCAGGATCACTTCCCAAGATTGGCGCCATCGCAGCGCTCTATCCTGTCGTCGACCCTGAACGGATGTACCACAATCCGGCACCGCTGATAGGCGTGTTCGGCCGCATGATGACCACGCGGTATACCGGCGGCACACCGGCGCAATACCCTGATCGATATCACGAAATCGGTTCGGCCACGCATATCACCGCAAAAGCGCCGCCCACCTTGCTGATCATCCCCGAAGCCGATCATCTGGTGGTGCCCGAAGCAGCTTACGCCTTTGCCGAAAAGGCAAGCGCTGCAGGGATCAAGGCACGTCTGCTGAGAATGCCCTTTGCCGAACATAGCTTTGATCTGCGCAGTGGCAGCATTGGCAACCAGTTCGTCAGACAAGCGATGCTTGGCTTTCTCGCGGAAAACGGCCTTGAACCCTGATATCGACTAAGCTTTTCTACCACTGAAAGAACAAGTCCCATGCCGATAGAGACAAACACTTTTCCTCGTCGCGCAATTTTAAAAGGCGCGGCCGCTACCAGCATGGCCCTGTCCATCGCTGCAAGCACTGCAGCCACCGCCAAGGCGCTTGGCAAAGCAGAGCCGATGCGCGACATGCTGTTCGACAGCGACTGGCGTTTCCACCTTGGCGATGCCGCAGATGCCCACTTGCCGCAGTTTGACGATGCCGCCTGGCGCAAACTTTCGTTGCCTCACGACTGGAGCATCGAAGACCGCCCCGGCGCACCGAAACAGGCCGAAGGCTGGGTGCCGCCGGTTGCCATGTGGAACCCCGGCCCGCACCCGAAGGACGCCCCCGTCGTCTCACCCGAAGTTCCGATCGTCATGGCCTCGGTTCATCCCACTGTGCCGGGCGGGCCACCGCGCAAGGTAGGGCCGTTCGATGTGGACCAGACCGGTTTTGGCTGGGGCATGGGCTGGACCGTTGGCGGCGTGGGCTGGTATCGCAAGCACTTCACGCTGGCACCGCTTATCGCAAACGAAAAGGTCGAAATCCGCTTCGATGGGGCGTACCTCATTACGGAAGTCTGGATCAATGGCGTAAAGCTTGGCCGCAATATCAACGGCTACATGGGCTTTGCTTTCGATCTCACCCCGCATCTCAACGCCAATGGCCTCAACATCATCGCCGTGCGCGTTGCCAATGAAGGGGAAACCGCGCGCTGGTATTCAGGTTCCGGCCTGTTCCGCCATGTCTGGCTGAACCGCACCGGCAATGTGCGCGTGCCGCTCTATGGTGTTTCCACCACAACCCTCGATGCCGATGCCCAATCCGCGCGCGTTGCCATTGGCGTCGAAGTTGAAAATGCAGGCGCTGCAACCACCAGCGTCGAATACCGCATCATCGCCCGCAACGCACGGGGCAAGACCGTTGCCAGCACCACAGGCAGCCTGACCGTGGACGCCGCCAAGACTGCGCGCATTACCGCAGACCTTGCGTTCTCGCGCCCGGCCCTATGGTCGCCGCAAAGCCCTGCGCTGCACACCGCTGAGATCGAACTGCGCAGCAACGGCATGGTGACGGACCGCTATTTCCAGCGTTTCGGCATCCGTACGATCACCGTTTCGCCCAAGCTTGGCCTGCAGATCAACGGTAAGACCCACCAGTTGCAGGGGGCCTGCCTGCATCATGATCATGGCATTCTGGGCGCGGTTGCCATTGACCGGGCCGAACGCCGCAAGGTGGAACTGGCCAAGGCGCACGGCTTCAACGCCATCCGCTGTTCGCACAACCCGCCCACGCCTTATTTCCTCGATGTCTGCGATGAAATGGGCATGATCGTCATGGACGAAGCTTACGACGCATGGGAAGAACCCAAGCTGATGAAGCAATATACCGACCGCTTCTTCAAGGAGCACTGGCGGATCGACCTTGCCAACATGATCCGCCGCGACCGCAATCATGCGAGCATTGCCTTCTGGAGCATTGGCAACGAAATCCACGAAGCGATTTCCCCGCGCGGCGTGGAAATTGCCACGATGATGCGCGCCGTCATCCGCGAACACGATGCTTCACGCTTTATCACGCAAGCGATTACGGCGTCCTATTCCGGCAAGAAGGGCGAAGCGGCCCGCGCCCAGTTGGACGTCACGAGCTACAACTATTCGTTCAACGCGGTGATGAAGGACAGCAAGGACTATCCGGACCTGACCTTCACGACCACCGAAACCCATTCCTATGATGCCTGGGACATCAAGCAGCGGATGGACCAGAACCCTGCCTACATGGGTGAATTCCTGTGGACCGGTCAGGATTACATCGGTGAAGTCGGCAGCGGATCATCGCGCCTGCGTTCAAACACCAAGCCGCCCGAGGAAGAAAAGAAGATCATCTTCGGCATGGATGTGTCCATGCTCAACTTCTATGTGTGGGATTATCCGGCCTATCAATCGGGCTCGGGCGAAGTGGATCTGCTCGGCCAGAAAAAGCCGCCAAGCCATTATCGTGACGTTGTCTGGGGCCGCACCAAGCTGGCGCTGTTCGTCCAGCGCCCCGTGCCCGAAGGCTATCACGAGGAACAGACCGCGTGGGGCTGGCCCGATGTGCTGGAAAGCTGGAACTGGGATGAAGCCAATACCCAGCCGATGGTCGTGCACATCTATTCCAGCGCACAGGAAGTGGCGCTTTTGCTCAACGGTGCCGAAGTGGCGCGCAAGGCGCTGACCGATGTCGACAAGATGAAGACCACGCTGAACGTACCGTACAAACCCGGCACGCTGGTTGCGGTCGCTTATGCCGGGGGCAAGGAAGTGGCGCGCAAAACGCTGGAAACAGTGGGCGCCCCTGCAAAGCTGCGGCTGCGTGCCGAACGCAAGGTGATCAAGGGTGACGCCAGCGATCTTGGCTATGTCTTTGCCGAAGTGACTGACGCGCAAGGGCGGATTGTGCCCGATGCCGCCGTTCCTCTGGTGTTCGAAGTGGCCGGTGCCGGCGCATTGCGGGCGGCAGGTTCAGCCAATCCTTATGGCATCGAAAGCTTCCAGGATGGTCGGACCCGCAGCTATCACGGCACGGCAATGGCCATTGTGCAACCGGTGAAGCGGCGCGGGGACGCGATCGTCCGCGTATCCA is from Novosphingobium sp. MMS21-SN21R and encodes:
- a CDS encoding glycoside hydrolase family 2 TIM barrel-domain containing protein, producing MALSIAASTAATAKALGKAEPMRDMLFDSDWRFHLGDAADAHLPQFDDAAWRKLSLPHDWSIEDRPGAPKQAEGWVPPVAMWNPGPHPKDAPVVSPEVPIVMASVHPTVPGGPPRKVGPFDVDQTGFGWGMGWTVGGVGWYRKHFTLAPLIANEKVEIRFDGAYLITEVWINGVKLGRNINGYMGFAFDLTPHLNANGLNIIAVRVANEGETARWYSGSGLFRHVWLNRTGNVRVPLYGVSTTTLDADAQSARVAIGVEVENAGAATTSVEYRIIARNARGKTVASTTGSLTVDAAKTARITADLAFSRPALWSPQSPALHTAEIELRSNGMVTDRYFQRFGIRTITVSPKLGLQINGKTHQLQGACLHHDHGILGAVAIDRAERRKVELAKAHGFNAIRCSHNPPTPYFLDVCDEMGMIVMDEAYDAWEEPKLMKQYTDRFFKEHWRIDLANMIRRDRNHASIAFWSIGNEIHEAISPRGVEIATMMRAVIREHDASRFITQAITASYSGKKGEAARAQLDVTSYNYSFNAVMKDSKDYPDLTFTTTETHSYDAWDIKQRMDQNPAYMGEFLWTGQDYIGEVGSGSSRLRSNTKPPEEEKKIIFGMDVSMLNFYVWDYPAYQSGSGEVDLLGQKKPPSHYRDVVWGRTKLALFVQRPVPEGYHEEQTAWGWPDVLESWNWDEANTQPMVVHIYSSAQEVALLLNGAEVARKALTDVDKMKTTLNVPYKPGTLVAVAYAGGKEVARKTLETVGAPAKLRLRAERKVIKGDASDLGYVFAEVTDAQGRIVPDAAVPLVFEVAGAGALRAAGSANPYGIESFQDGRTRSYHGTAMAIVQPVKRRGDAIVRVSSPGLAGSALTIQMKG
- a CDS encoding OB-fold domain-containing protein — protein: MASNSGLMAKAGNKSVRVGADGTAWIEGYRCEDCGAVMAVPTMACRACASRVPPAPYRSAQTGKLYTWSIVHRSYPGVAVPFVSAIVDLDGGLSFKGTLKGVAPEALKAGLPVRLVFDDAGGTSDADGSPYVGFHFVAGDAQ
- a CDS encoding TetR/AcrR family transcriptional regulator codes for the protein MEAVVPLPSNPTLQSARKAFARAHICQAARELFFRQGYGATTFDQIANAAGTRRTTLYSHFRDKAEILEQIADEYQDGLCAMVDLLHGPVPDRDQVQAWIAEIVGFVRRERAPATLIIGLGIGQDTPDAIQRTSERFAQTLATHISAFAKAANRAPENARASAWAKVVLRELSLACLQAARDDSNSEDALAVATDLFAWFVREHA
- a CDS encoding alpha/beta hydrolase, encoding MNALFPSRILRGLAGIILALLGLAAIGLFAPSIPVLGEVGPLLMASHGPWISILALVGAIWAGVRWRRNRRRMAFVVALLALTATLGMTFGQLRQISVAQANDVKIDLAQALLASGQAVGSAVPQTIIYARQGGQDLPIDIYKPVGAASGRSAPIFIYVHGGGWGAETLRQRQADLRWFSERGYLVMSFEYPLATEDRPTWNVTQPLLGCALVWAKANAAQLGGDPARMALWGESAGGNLAINIAYMANAGTLKPACAGSLPKIGAIAALYPVVDPERMYHNPAPLIGVFGRMMTTRYTGGTPAQYPDRYHEIGSATHITAKAPPTLLIIPEADHLVVPEAAYAFAEKASAAGIKARLLRMPFAEHSFDLRSGSIGNQFVRQAMLGFLAENGLEP
- a CDS encoding thiolase family protein, giving the protein MSDAYIVGAGMIPFGRYPDRTYFQLAADATLMALDDCGLSIKDVGAVYASSTFNAASMLGQKMMQQIGQTGVQIVNVSNACASGATAVREAYVAIKSGLYDVVLAVGAEKNPRGMLAGSPVDGPPPEGLFGSVSMPALFAEAGMVHANAYGTTLAQFAQVAVKNHHHATMNPKAAYRKETPLEEVMASEMIAYPLTKLMCSANVDGAAALIMVSEKKARELGLGRAVRLRGSALTSDPFEPRNPDMLDPNSVTRLAVAQAYEMAGMGPEDLDLVELHDCFATAEILHYENLGLCGEGEAGRFIDSGATALGGSIPVNVSGGLLSKGHPIGATGVANMVEIIDQLRGEAGARQVAGARIGLTHVLGFGVGAAAGVHIFEKA
- a CDS encoding TonB-dependent receptor domain-containing protein — translated: MAKVFYNSLFATTALALTLPTAAFAQEAADSTDSQAQVGEILVLARRTAERLQDVPVSVQVVTGEALANQNITSVDEIGKLAPGLSLVNAGANTSVTLRGVTWQPGSGTPATPIYFNEVPFNPGDTISTLFDIGQIEVQRGPQGTTRGAPSISGAVTVTTKKPDLAEWGGYVSGFYGQANHSDIQGAISIPLIKDVLAVRLAANIEDGEGSRIYSVNSNIKPLLKDRTLRATVLLKPTDTLTFNAMYQRRKTQKRFYAQVVGTGSPGFAAIRIPANFNGPALTGEDRAAVQDRPGSVDEHYDILTASADWEVLGHTVSYNYGRAFSRNKPSFAEVDPLNILPGFSPFTSPSNIGLPKFVTNEARISSIKNPDRPFDYDIGWFSRSSDGVQNFDAPTYLPGAFGNPATAFPGAVTTPNPAYVLNSSTNIGLGQRFDSFYGNIRFYITDRTELSGGIAILKDSIPVAVDIKTFAARVSSGSLAAIVSQFPAQFQPLITSCEIAGAFARNPLLVTSQSYPGTCDAALPNGFRNSSQSNNDKYSKAVYKFSLSHKFNDDFMVYATTGSSYRSGLPAINNPGLPSIYLTPKPETAKSYELGVKSAFSRNLQVNLAVFQLDYKDQLTTFEGVRYFNTVANAVAQTSLAFYRNIDARVRGFELEIAARPIDNLTLGANVSYSQIKSQGGTGPCNDVTRPINAANPINTCPIAKGTVLNTQAPFQASFNGAYQQPLTDSMGAYFRFNVNVQGHNPNFGNFRTGTTFKDTPSYAVADLFLGLNDSDGAWDLGVYAKNAFNKQTELNRILTANTIFPSFAAPSGYDVVRYNAPREIGVSLRYAFGSR